A single Spirochaetota bacterium DNA region contains:
- a CDS encoding electron transfer flavoprotein subunit alpha/FixB family protein has translation MGNILVIGEMKGALVRKVSLEAASLAYTLAKAAGGEAHALLIGDGATAGATQFKDSGATKVFTAESDAVKTYAPNAYAGVAASLAKGYDAVIVPTSPFMRDLAAKLGATLKVLPVMDCIEAKADGGAIIVKRPAYAGKAMMSLKLKGKPSIFGIRPNVFPVNANGTTPAAEKVEAQAATDKAKVTAQKLEARDEIPLSEANIIVTGGRTTEGAKIFDSIRPVAKLLNAAVGSSRACVDAGFIGHSHQVGQTGTTVSPNLYIACAVSGSIQHRAGMSSSKVIVAVNKDVEAAIFGVATYGIVADVYQFLPAFEAELKKSLGA, from the coding sequence ATGGGAAATATACTTGTTATCGGAGAAATGAAAGGCGCGCTCGTGCGGAAGGTCTCCCTCGAGGCGGCGTCGCTCGCATATACGCTCGCGAAGGCTGCCGGCGGCGAAGCGCATGCGCTCCTTATTGGCGACGGTGCGACTGCCGGCGCAACACAATTCAAGGACAGCGGTGCGACAAAGGTGTTCACTGCCGAGAGTGATGCGGTCAAGACCTATGCGCCCAATGCGTATGCGGGAGTAGCCGCGTCGTTGGCTAAGGGATATGATGCTGTCATCGTGCCCACATCGCCGTTCATGCGAGATCTTGCCGCAAAGCTCGGCGCAACGCTGAAAGTATTGCCGGTCATGGACTGCATTGAAGCGAAAGCCGACGGCGGCGCGATCATCGTGAAGCGACCTGCGTATGCAGGCAAGGCCATGATGTCGCTTAAGCTGAAAGGCAAGCCCTCGATATTCGGCATTCGCCCGAACGTGTTCCCGGTGAACGCGAACGGTACAACACCGGCGGCTGAGAAAGTCGAAGCACAGGCCGCTACGGATAAAGCGAAGGTCACCGCGCAGAAACTGGAAGCGCGCGACGAGATACCGCTTTCAGAAGCGAACATCATCGTTACCGGCGGACGCACCACGGAAGGCGCGAAAATATTCGATTCCATACGCCCGGTCGCAAAACTGCTTAACGCGGCGGTGGGTTCATCACGCGCCTGTGTGGACGCGGGCTTCATCGGCCATTCGCATCAAGTCGGCCAGACGGGTACGACCGTGTCGCCGAACCTCTATATCGCATGCGCCGTGTCCGGTTCGATACAGCATCGCGCCGGCATGTCCTCGTCAAAGGTCATCGTTGCGGTGAACAAGGACGTCGAAGCGGCGATATTCGGTGTGGCCACCTACGGCATCGTCGCCGATGTTTATCAATTCCT
- a CDS encoding electron transfer flavoprotein subunit beta/FixA family protein: MKIAVFVKEVPDTEANIRINAGKNGIVEDGFQWITNPYDEFAIEEALKLKEKLGTGTVTVISVGGDRVETLLKADVLARGVDEAYIVNDPALSLSNPLATAAALAKAAEKIGFDIIFTGRTGIDYDLSSAGVAAAHFLDIPYVTSAIKFDISGTNVTVERDIEGGTETVVLSAPCVVTCQKGLNEPRYPSLKGKMAAKKKTVNRFTLADLGVNPAEYASYDVVSFDDPPARPAGKKLEGDDMHKLAQDLIRLLREEAKVI; encoded by the coding sequence ATGAAAATAGCAGTATTTGTCAAGGAAGTCCCTGACACCGAGGCGAATATCCGCATCAATGCGGGTAAGAACGGCATTGTGGAGGACGGTTTCCAGTGGATCACCAATCCCTACGACGAGTTCGCCATCGAAGAAGCGCTCAAACTCAAGGAAAAGCTCGGAACGGGTACTGTCACCGTCATCAGCGTCGGCGGCGACCGCGTTGAGACGCTTCTCAAGGCCGATGTGCTCGCTCGCGGCGTCGATGAGGCCTATATCGTGAACGATCCCGCGCTCTCGCTTTCCAATCCGCTTGCAACGGCCGCTGCACTTGCGAAGGCCGCAGAGAAGATAGGGTTCGATATCATATTCACCGGACGTACCGGCATCGATTATGATCTTTCGTCCGCCGGCGTCGCTGCGGCGCATTTCCTCGATATACCCTACGTTACTTCGGCGATAAAATTCGATATCTCCGGCACGAACGTGACCGTGGAGCGCGATATCGAGGGCGGCACCGAGACGGTGGTACTTTCCGCGCCGTGCGTCGTCACCTGCCAGAAGGGGCTCAATGAGCCGCGCTATCCATCGCTCAAGGGCAAGATGGCTGCGAAGAAAAAAACGGTCAATCGCTTTACGCTCGCTGATCTCGGCGTTAACCCCGCAGAATACGCTTCATACGATGTCGTATCGTTCGACGATCCGCCCGCGCGTCCCGCAGGCAAAAAGCTCGAGGGCGACGACATGCATAAGCTCGCGCAGGACCTCATACGTCTTCTGCGCGAAGAAGCTAAGGTAATATAA